AAGTGCACTGAAATTTGCtgttgcattcacaaatactggggGGTGGGGGACTGGAGGAATTCAGTGGGTTTGAAAATTCTGGAGTAATAGAGGGggaacttgaaagttttgctctgcccaTAAGGGGCATCTGGAAACATATTTGGTTAGCTATTTTTTACATATTCAGAGTCCATAGTTTGGAAGGTAATTCATGAGAATATCATGAGAATTGAACATATCATCCAATGGTTAAATGTTGTTATATTCAAAATGTTAAAccattttatcatatttcatgacttttattttaaaaaaatcttttttttttttttttttttgtaatttttattttactcacaaaaacagaacaaaacaaaaacaaaagtaaaacaaaacaaaaacaaaacagaaaaaaacagcCTAATTAGGCTTTACaagattttctatttcactCCACTTAACTTCAAATTTACTTTGCTTACTTACACCATCGACTGCTTTACACTCAATTACAAACTTGTGTCTCACAATTGAAAGAAACGCCTCAAAAGTTGGTATCTTGTTATTCTGTTTACAGGTATACAAAAAGAACttagcttgcaaaataatgtaGTTTACCATCACTAATTTGTCATCGTTGAGGATACCCAGATAAATTACAGGTCTggttaaattgatatttacatttctgaaaaaataactttttacaCGAACCCAGAAATCTTTTGAATATCTACAATCAATAAAGAGATGGTCTTTTGTTTGAATTGATGCTTGGCAAAAATTACACAGATTACTTTCTACTACATTCATTCTAAACAGACTAtcatttgtaaaaatcaaattatttagCAGCTTTTGTTGAAAACACCTCACTGACGATTCAGTTATcacatgttttgtgatacgacaGTGTTTGACCCAATCATCATTACTCAGAGTAAAAGTATCACAGAAATATTTTCTTGCTTCCGTTTTCTTAAGATGTTTTAGTAATATTATCTCATAATACTGTTTAGTAGTGATTTTTGTACAGTCATAACATACATCCCCATGATATAAGTATGGTTTTAAAGGTGCATTTAAGGATCTATTTTCCGAAGATGTCACTCTGAGCTCAATAGGAGTAGCCTTCGCTAAACACAAAAgcttaaaaatcatattttctgtaaaatttgcatgacgtaaaatgttaacattttctTGTATAATGGGCAAGTTATCCTCCGTaaaaatatcatgaacgtaCATGAAACCATTTGTGAACAAGTCATTAAAGTACACTGAATCTCCTCCAATACGTATATTCTTATTATTCCAAATTATTTTACCACTTTCAATCACATTCTGATGGTCCCATTTTTTCACATCAGCCCACATTCGAAAAATATctatgtaaaaaattggcaaatttgaTGGAATATCATGTATATCAtaattacaacaaaacaaaagtttccCTCCTGTCTTCCGAAGATAATATAATGGTATCAGTTTCCACTGTCCCTTTGAAAGATAAAACCGTTTGATCCAAGTTAATTTATTGGCCTGAGACCAGGACAGCAGGTGAGTGAGACCAAAGCCCCCATCTTTCCACAAGGAACACATCGTATTGTTGTTCCGCTTAGGCTTCTTGCCATTCCAGAGAAACTCATTTAAAATGCTGTGAAGTTTTGAGAGAAAATACTCTGGAAGATGCAGAAGggaaacttgatacagaaacTTTGGAATGATAAGCGTattcaaaattgtaatttttccaataagAGTAAGATTCCTACTTCTCCACATGGTAAGTATCTGTTTGACATTTCTGAACTTGTCGTAAAAGTTTAGCTTATTTGCTTCAGAAATATTGTAGGAAAAATATACACCAAGTGCTTTGAAaacttttgtaacttttaaaccAATGGGACTATCTGTTCTATGCCTATCACTGCCCAACCAGAATACAAATGTCTTGTCTCTGTTCACACAGAGACCGGAacattgtgcaaatttatcCATGACAGCCATAAAAGTGGCAACAGAATGTTCATTTTGTAAAACAGCTGttgtatcatctgcaaattgtacaattttaatttcatcagttaaaatattaaaacctCGTATGTTTTTATCTTGTTTTACCATTAAACTCAGTACTTCCACTGTTATAATAAAGAGATATGGTGAAAGAGGGTCACCTTGACGAACCCCTCTTTTTAAGTCAAAATATCCTGAAGTGAAACCATTATTAATAACACAACTCTTAATATTCGCATAGAGTACAGTGAACCAACGTCTTAGTGAAGGACCAAAACCAAACTTctctaaacatttcaaaacaaaatcccAATTCAGGGAGTCaaatgctttctgaaaatcAAGTAATAAGAGAACACCAggtatatttctttcttttgtatAGTGCATTATGTCAGCAATCAGGCGAATAGCTTCCCCGATATAACTGTTTTTTACGTAACCAGTTTGTGAAGGACTTATAATAGAAGGCAAACAATTTTTGACTCGAAAAGCTATGACTTTTGAAACAAGCTTGCTGTCAACATTTATCAGAGAAATTGGGCGCCAGTTCTTGAGTTTGGACCGATCTGAGTTACTTTTCTCAATCAGTGTAATAATACTCTGTTTCTGAGTCTCACTCATGCTACCTTTTTCATACGCAAAATTTGCGACATCGACAAGAGTGGGCCCAATGATATTCCAAAATTTACGGTAAAACTCAACCGTTAAACCATCATTTCCTGGGGATTTCCCTGCCTTAAAAGTAGACAGGACCTTCTCACACTCTTGCAAAGTGATATGACCTTCACAAGAAGCTCTTTCCAAATCTGAAATACAAGGGATGTtctcatttgaaagaaaaaaattcgcACTATGAtcatcaatttttctttctgaGTAAAGCGTCTCATAAAAATCTTTACAGACAATAAGAATTTCTTTACTGTTTGTGACAATATCACCACTTTCAATGTCAAGTTTTCTGATGTGCTTTTTCTTGTGATTTCTTTTTTCTAAAttaaggaaatattttgaacCTTTCTCTCCATCTTCATGCCATCTGATTTTAGATCTAATAATTGCACCTTTGGTTTTATATTCAATCATCTGATCGTACTGTTGCTTAAtttcttcataatttgcatGGTTTTCATCAGTAGGACTTTCACTCAACAATGCATCTATCTCATGTAATGTTTTCTCAAGctttaaaaattcctcttttCGCTCTCTGGATTTCATTTTCGAATATGACATTGTAAACTTGCGTATTTCCATTTTAACAAGATCCCATATTACACATAAATCTTCAGAATAATCAGTATAATCATGAATCCACTTAACAAtgttattttccattttctgaCAATAAACCTGATCATCCAATAAGCTGGAATTAAAAATCCAGTAGCCAGGACCTCTCCTTTGGTCAAAGTTATCTCTATCTAAACACAGGACAATAGCTGAGTGGTCAGAACAAACACTTGGCGAAATATTCACTGCTTTCACATCATCATGGAGGTGGTGTGAAATTAACCAAAAATCAATACGTGACTGCATAAAAGGATTTCTTTGCCTAAAGGTGAACCTGGTTTTATCACCATGTTTGGCGCGAAAAATATCTTGAAGATCAAGATCTGTGATGAGCTGCTCAATTTGTGAAATTACAGAATGTTTCGCAGTGACATACTCAGCCCAGCTTCTACTACTACATCGATCAACAGCTGACAAGCTACAATTGAAATCTCCACCAATCACAATATTTGACATCTGTTGAGGATTACAATTGGTTAGCAAGTTCAGAATACGCTGAAAGAATTCGACTTGACAGTGAATATTTGTAGCAGGTGCATAAAGATTACATAACAGGAAAGTATCACCTTCAATCATTACATCCAGAATAATATAACGACCATCGTCGTCACAGATCACGTTTCGTACactgatatcaatattttttgaaaacagaattGCTGTACCCTTGCTGTGTACTGAAccgtgagaaaagaaaattctcCCCTCACCCCATTGCTGCTGCCAAAACAATTCATCCGATTTTTTACTATACGTTTCCTGTAGAAAATAAAACTGtgagttttgattttttaaccAATTAAAAACTTTTTTCCGTTTGAGAAAATCTCTGATTCCACGtgtatttaaagaaataaattttactGTACTACCATCCTTACCGCGTTTATTGTCTTTTTTCGCTGCTTTCATGACTGGGTAGAGTCTTTTCCGCACCTGACGGATCTCATCTGGAAAGTCTTCTGATATCCCGAAATGGGTTCCCCGCAGATTCCGCGCCGACGTCCTCACTACTTCTCGATCTTTATAGAAGTTGAACTTCGCAATGATCGGACGAGGCGTAGCACGTCCATGAATATGCCGAGTTTTTGTGTTTATGCGATGTACTCTGTCTAGTTTTATTGTTTGAACCTGTTCCTTAGGTAACTTCAGCTCTTTCACCAAAAAATCTTGCAGTTTACGTTCTGATTCGCTGTCTGTTTCTTGTGGATTATCCTGTATGTTGTAAAATACTAGATTGTCTCTCCTACTTCTTGATTCAAGGTCTATAGAACGATGTTTCAATTCAGCGTTTATCCTCTTTTGCTGTTCTAGCTCACCTTTGAGTTCTTTTATTTcttgttcttgtttttgtacAGTTTTCTTCAAGTCTGAAACTTCTTCTTCATAAAACTGTTGGCTTTTAGCTATGTTCACACATTGAAGTTCAATCTTCTCAACTTTGCTTTCCACTAGCAGCAGTTGGTCCAATTTCTTGTTGATAATCTGCATCCATTGTCCATGAATGCAGGAGTGTGAACATTGTTCAGATGTTTCTGTTGTCTCGATGTCGCTGAGTGTCTGATCGCCATGTTGAATGTCATCATCAACGTCATGGTGTGAAGCAGATGATTTTTCCCTCTTCCGGCTGGCGACTCCAAAGCAGAGTTATCTGGTGACCCAAGTCTGCCGAAGAACGATGATATCTTTTGTGACGCCATTTGGGAGGAAGCGTGGCCAGGAAGGGAAAAACAGAGGGAAAAAAACACAGAGCgtagaaaatttcaaaaaaaaaaaaaaaaaaaaaaaaaaaaaaaaatcttaaatagtaTGAATGCCACTGAATTTCCATTAGAGAAACAACAAGGAGACCTTGTAATGTGACTATTATAAAGCTACAACTATTGATAATCAATATTccatgcaatgtatcaaataaagtttatttttgcatgctgaaacacacaatattcagtttgtcaacaaaacctGTATGTAAACACTGTTGTTGATGTGAATCAAAGTCATTTGTAAATGATACAAATACACAGGCTTTGAATTGGCAAGCttaatactggacagttcaacatccTGGAGGGAG
This DNA window, taken from Ptychodera flava strain L36383 chromosome 4, AS_Pfla_20210202, whole genome shotgun sequence, encodes the following:
- the LOC139130583 gene encoding myosin-6-like yields the protein MQIINKKLDQLLLVESKVEKIELQCVNIAKSQQFYEEEVSDLKKTVQKQEQEIKELKGELEQQKRINAELKHRSIDLESRSRRDNLVFYNIQDNPQETDSESERKLQDFLVKELKLPKEQVQTIKLDRVHRINTKTRHIHGRATPRPIIAKFNFYKDREVVRTSARNLRGTHFGISEDFPDEIRQVRKRLYPVMKAAKKDNKRESELSLSLLVCSDSDTAVAGQQLIQLQFLFYYLQHVELSSIQLANTVCTCHSPISIIDT